The following coding sequences lie in one Anomaloglossus baeobatrachus isolate aAnoBae1 chromosome 7, aAnoBae1.hap1, whole genome shotgun sequence genomic window:
- the LOC142246325 gene encoding histone H3, with protein sequence MARTKQTARKSTGGKAPRKQLATKAARKSAPATGGVKKPHRYRPGTVALREIRRYQKSTELLIRKLPFQRLVREIAQDFKTDLRFQSSAVMALQEASEAYLVGLFEDTNLCAIHAKRVTIMPKDIQLARRIRGERA encoded by the coding sequence ATGGCCAGAACTAAGCAGACCGCTCGTAAATCCACCGGAGGGAAAGCTCCCCGCAAGCAGCTGGCCACTAAGGCCGCCAGGAAGAGCGCTCCGGCCACCGGCGGAGTGAAGAAGCCTCACCGCTACCGGCCAGGCACAGTCGCTCTCCGTGAGATCCGCCGGTACCAGAAGTCCACGGAGCTGCTGATCCGTAAGCTTCCCTTCCAGCGCCTGGTAAGAGAAATCGCCCAGGACTTCAAGACCGATCTCCGCTTCCAGAGCTCGGCCGTCATGGCCCTGCAGGAGGCCAGCGAGGCTTATCTGGTGGGGCTGTTTGAGGACACAAATCTGTGCGCCATCCACGCTAAGAGGGTCACCATCATGCCCAAAGACATCCAGCTGGCCCGCCGCATCCGTGGGGAGAGGGCCTAG